TGGAGGTCACCAGGATGCGAGACTTAAACTCAAGACTAAGCCTGTAGGGACTGTGACTGAAGTTTCTCGGACCCGGGTTCGATTCCCGGCGCCTCCACAAATTGATAGTCCAGTAAAGTCCCAGAAAGTCCAAAAGCCTGTGTAAAAACGGGCTTTTGTGCTTTACTTTCGTCCAACAAGAAATTAGGGTGTCCAGTGACAGATGCCCCCATTTGGGGGCAACTTTGGGGGCAACTGCCAAACCCAAACATCGAGTTGCCCCCAGATCGACCGCTATGCCGCTAACAGACACCGCTATACGGAATTGCTGCCCCCCTGAAAAGACCGTCCGTCTCTTTGACGGTGGCGGGCTCTATCTTGAGGTCGCTCCCAGTGGCGGGAAGTGGTGGCGGTTAAAATATCGGTTTGACGGGAAGGAAAAACGGCTCTCCTTGGGTGTCTACCCCACCGTAACCCTCAAGGTGGCGAGGGAGCGTCGGGAAGAGGCGAAAAAACTCTTGGCCAACAAGGTTGATCCCGGTGAGAACCGCAGGGCGGTCGAGTTAGCAAGGGCCGAGCACACGGCGAATACCTTTGAGGTGATTGCGCGGGAATGGCTCACCAAACGGGGGAGTGAGTGGTCGGAAGATTATTGTGCAAGGCTTCTGCGGGGACTTGAAAAAAACGTCTTCCCCTGGATTGGTGGGCGTCCGATCGCTGGTATAACAGCACCCGCATTGTTGTCAGTCCTGCGTCGCATTGAGGAACGTGGGGCCTTTGAAACAACCCATCGGGCTCTACAGAATTGTGGACAGGTATTTCGTTTTGCCATCGCCTCCGGACGGGCAACAAACGATATCTCAAGGGATCTGCCCGATGCCTTGCAGCCTGTTCCTGAAAATCATTTAGCAGCCATTACCAAACCACACGAGGTCGGCCAACTCTTGCGGGCCATTGATAGTTACCGAGGGGACTTTGTGACTCGATGCGCCCTGCGTCTGGCCCCCTTGCTGTTTGTACGCCCTGTTGAACTCCGAGAGGCCAAGTGGGCGGAGTTTGATCTTGAGAACGCCCGCTGGGACATCCCACAAGAAAGGATGAAGATGCGACGGCCTCACGTTGTCCCTCTCGCACGACAGGCAGTCGAAATACTGCGGGAGTTACACCCCCTAACGGGTGTTGGGCAGTATCTCTTTCCCAGTGCACGGTCAAATTTAAGGCCGATGAGCAACAACGCCATCTTAGCGGCACTCCGCCGGATGGGATATTCCAAGGATGACATGACAGGACACGGCTTTCGGGCGATGGCGAGAACGATCCTCGACGAAGTCTTGGGCGTTCATCCCAAATTTATCGAACACCAACTGGCCCACCAGGTACGCGACTCGGCAGGAAGGGCCTACAACCGCACCACCCACCTGCCCGAACGCCGGAAGATGATGCAACAGTGGGCGGATTATCTCGACGAACTCCGAGGCGGGGCCAAGGTGATATCACTGACCAGTCAGGTGGCGTGATGGACTACAAGAAACGAACCCGAAATTTATACGAGCCTACCTCGACCGAGCCATTCAAACTAAGTCGCTCACGCCTTGAAAGCTTCATCCAGTGCCCCCGGTGCTTCTATCTAGACCGCCGGTTGGGGATCGACAAACCCTCGATGCCAGGCTTCACGCTTAATATGGCCGTCGATGTGCTCCTGAAAAAGGAGTTCGATGTTTATCGCGCCAAGGGAGAACCGCACCCCCTGATGAAAGAAAACGGTGTGGATGCCGTTCCGTTTCGACATAAGGACCTCGATATCTGGCGCGAGAATTTCAAGGGTCTTGAGTACCACCACAAACCGGCCAACCTGATCATCAGCGGTGCCATCGACGATGTGTGGGTTCAGCCTGACGGCAAGCTGATCGTCGTCGATTACAAGGCCACCAGCAAAGACGGTGAAGTCAGTCTCGATGACGAATGGAAAGACAGCTACAAGCGCCAGGTGGAAATCTACCAATGGATCATGCGGGGCATGGGCTTCGATGTCTCGGATACCGGATACTTCGTCTATGCCAATGGTCGGAGGGATCTCGACGGATTCAATGGCACACTCTGTTTTCATATTCAGTTAATCAAGCACGTTGGTGACAACTCGTGGGTGGAAAAGGCGGTTCGGAACGCCTGCGCTTGTCTGAAATCAGAAACCTTGCCGTCCTCATCCGAGGCCTGTGAATTTTGCGCGTACAGGTCGCTCAGTAAAGAGGTCGAATGAGACTGATTCTAACTTAAGCTGATATAGAGGTGAGTTGTGGAATGAAAAAAATATCAACCGTATTTTTCGCGAGATCGTCGAGAGAAATGGCGTGTCTGTCTATGGTAAATTCCTTCTCCGTCCTTTCATAG
The Deltaproteobacteria bacterium genome window above contains:
- a CDS encoding PD-(D/E)XK nuclease family protein, which encodes MDYKKRTRNLYEPTSTEPFKLSRSRLESFIQCPRCFYLDRRLGIDKPSMPGFTLNMAVDVLLKKEFDVYRAKGEPHPLMKENGVDAVPFRHKDLDIWRENFKGLEYHHKPANLIISGAIDDVWVQPDGKLIVVDYKATSKDGEVSLDDEWKDSYKRQVEIYQWIMRGMGFDVSDTGYFVYANGRRDLDGFNGTLCFHIQLIKHVGDNSWVEKAVRNACACLKSETLPSSSEACEFCAYRSLSKEVE
- a CDS encoding integrase arm-type DNA-binding domain-containing protein, which translates into the protein MPLTDTAIRNCCPPEKTVRLFDGGGLYLEVAPSGGKWWRLKYRFDGKEKRLSLGVYPTVTLKVARERREEAKKLLANKVDPGENRRAVELARAEHTANTFEVIAREWLTKRGSEWSEDYCARLLRGLEKNVFPWIGGRPIAGITAPALLSVLRRIEERGAFETTHRALQNCGQVFRFAIASGRATNDISRDLPDALQPVPENHLAAITKPHEVGQLLRAIDSYRGDFVTRCALRLAPLLFVRPVELREAKWAEFDLENARWDIPQERMKMRRPHVVPLARQAVEILRELHPLTGVGQYLFPSARSNLRPMSNNAILAALRRMGYSKDDMTGHGFRAMARTILDEVLGVHPKFIEHQLAHQVRDSAGRAYNRTTHLPERRKMMQQWADYLDELRGGAKVISLTSQVA